The stretch of DNA ttttaatttattttttgtaataatcatatgacacaaaaataaaaaataaaaatagttgtGGTATGTATTGTTCTGCATATGTTTTCTATATAaggattataaaaaatataaagcaaattaaaaacaaataataattaattgatgaACAATTATACTGTGATGATTTAATACatgtgtaaatatataaatataaaatgagtttcaaaaatattatattatatgaaaaataaaaaattactaaattgaaaaattcttcactcatattacatatatttttaaatattaaactaataaataaatataaaattaatatatttttgaatgtaaatatatataattttctttaaatatttcaaaaccgcgcgaagcgcggctttGTTTCCTAGTTAATAGATAAAGAAGTATTTCTTAACTTATCCCTCAATACCATCactcaataataatataaatttatctattttaatttttatcattatttttatattctttaagatatactcACATTTATAGATGATGTGTCTATTATACTCCTTAAATTGAGTGATGGTATATTAGAAAAtgtaatataagaatattttcaattaatagATAAAGAAGTATTTCTTAACTTATCCCTCAATACCATCactcaataataatataaatttatctattttaatttttatgattatttctatattctttaagatatactcACATTTATAGATGATGTGTCTATTATACTCCTTAAATTGAGTGATGGTATATTGGAAAATTTACTCACAAAAATGGAcacattttaataaaatataatataagaatatttttaattaatagataAAGAGGTATTTCTTAACTTATCcctcaataataatataaatttgtgAAAATGttggttaaattaaaaattacaaaaagaaatttttatttggcgaaaaaaagaaaaaatcaaaaaagaAATGGTCCTATTAAGGTCGGCCCAGTGAACCATGGTGGACTCAGGTAGCACCGGCCCGTTATCCTTCCACTGCCGAGAGCGGGAGGTTTTCGCTGCTCTGTGAAGCCAGCCTCACGCATTACCCTCCACTCTAGGAGCCTAGTAGGCCAGACTTTCGTCCAATCCACAAGGCCCAACTCTCAGCTTGGAACGGGCAGGCCAGTAGATAGCTGACACTGAATCCAGCCCACTGAACCAACCTAATGTCCCATTTCCCACATGCCTCCACTTGGATTACAGGCCCACGCTACTAGACCCGGCGAGCAATGTTGTTTTCTAAGCTATCATATACTACTTAGCTTCCATCTTCATTTCCCATGTGGGACTTATTGTAGCTAAACTCTTTGCCTCAGATTAGCAAGAAATGACAATGCCTATATTATATGCAAGCGAAACCAAGAACTAATTATTCAATTCAACTAACAAAATAAGACATAAAACTACAAATTAGATCCCTTTATTGGTTGTTAGACTTAGACATGAAAGAAACTAAGACCATAAAAGTTACTCAAACTGTCAACCTTTTCATTAGTGTGTGTTGTTTTCCTAAAGAGCATTTGCTAATGCATAACATAACATCCAATCTAAGACTGTCCATTAAAAAAAGAGGGGAAGCTTTGAGCTTCGAGATTTGGTTGGCGGTGTTCGGGTTTGTTCTCCTTGGGATTGCAAAGTTTTGGTGGATGGACACTGCTGCTATATCAGGTAACAAATGCCCGGATTGGACCCTTTTGCATTGTTTCATTTTATAGCAACCAAATGGTCATTTTACCTTTTCTTGGCTATGGCATGTAATTATATGAAACAACTCAATAGAAACCAGTAACAAAGTTTATACATGTTCACAACACAACAATAAAACCAGTAACAGAATTACATACTAAGACATCTATTTGATCACTTATGAAAAGATTATAAAAGCACTATATTGATCTTCGATGAGTAATCTTATCATAATCTTCAACAGGTGTATCATTGCTTACTAATTCTGCCACTACTTTTCCTATAGATggtgatggtgatgatgatgaagcaCCATCAAATGACATACCAATCTCTTTCTTGAAACTCCCAACAAAAATCTGACACATGAAAACAATTTCATTATCATTACTTAAACCAAAAATTACATGAACAAAGAAGTTGATAATGTCACCTAATAAATACCTCAATAGGTGAATCAGCTACTAATCGGTATGCAACTCCACCTAAAACCCTGCCACTATATAAATTGACCAATACAACTTTCAATAATTTTCTTGTATCATAATTCAGAGGAATATGATTTGAATCAAGTTCTACTGTCCAAGACAGAGATAGAATTTTAAAACAACCCTACAACAAATCAAAAATCAAAGAAttatattttgattaaaatcAAGAAAACCAAATTgtgattttcttttaataaagaAACTTACAAAATATCTTCTGTATGTCTTTTCACCACATTTAATAATGTCTGCTATTAATGCTGTCCCATTAGCAGAAAGAACAGTCAATAATGAATTTGATGTAGTTGCATGATGAAAaggaaaatatttcattttcctCACAACAtcctaaaaaataacaaaaaaaaaaatcaatatataattaaataatatttcctaattttcttttctattaataaaaatgaacaaaaattagttattaattattacctCACCCTTAGTTACAGTTATGTGATGAGGAGTAAAACTATCTCCATATGAGTGAACAGATAAAGTAGCTAGAGACAAAACCagaataattaagaaaaagattaataacaaaattgatttgtttaaaattaattaagattaatgaGAAAGAAAATTAATACCATCATCTGAATACATAGGCTGCTTATCTTTATTTTGGAAAGATGAATTTCCtacaagaaatacaatttcagaaaatatatctacatataattttaatttcataAGAATTAATAGTTTGGTTTTTCTtggaaattaattaagaaaataccTTCAGCTAGCTTCGTTTCCAT from Cannabis sativa cultivar Pink pepper isolate KNU-18-1 chromosome 2, ASM2916894v1, whole genome shotgun sequence encodes:
- the LOC133034635 gene encoding AT-hook motif nuclear-localized protein 14-like → MATDNHNAKAMETKLAEGNSSFQNKDKQPMYSDDATLSVHSYGDSFTPHHITVTKGEDVVRKMKYFPFHHATTSNSLLTVLSANGTALIADIIKCGEKTYRRYFGCFKILSLSWTVELDSNHIPLNYDTRKLLKVVLVNLYSGRVLGGVAYRLVADSPIEIFVGSFKKEIGMSFDGASSSSPSPSIGKVVAELVSNDTPVEDYDKITHRRSI